In one window of Rhinopithecus roxellana isolate Shanxi Qingling unplaced genomic scaffold, ASM756505v1 contig430, whole genome shotgun sequence DNA:
- the LOC115896002 gene encoding 40S ribosomal protein S2-like: MADDAGAAGWSGGPGGPGMGKGRGLVRGRGRGRGRGARGGKAEDEEWMPVTKLGRLVKDMKIKSLEEIYLFSLPIKESEIIDFFLGASLKDEVLKIMPVQKQTRAGQRTRFKAFVAIGDYNGHVGLGVKCSKEVATAIRGAIILTKLSIVPVRRGYWGNKIGKPHTVPCKVTGRCGSVLVRLIPAPRGTGIVSAPVPKKLLMMAGIDDCYTSARGCTATLGNFAKATFDAISKTYSYLTPDLWKETVFTKSTYQEFTDHLVKTHTRVPVQRTQAPAVATT, from the exons atggcggatgacgccggtgcagcggggtggtccggaggccctggtggccctgggatggggaa ggggcgGGGTCTTGTCCgtggacggggtcggggccgaggccgcggagctcgcggaggcaaggccgaggatgaggagtggatgcccgtcaccaagctgggccgcttggtcaaggacatgaagatcaagtccctggaggagatctacctcttctctctgcccattaaggaatctgagatcattgactttttcttgggggcctctctcaaagatgaggttttgaagattatgccggtgcagaagcagacccgtgctggtcagcgcaccaggttcaaggcgtttgttgctatcggggactacaatggccacgtcggcctgggtgttaagtgctccaaagaggtggccaccgccatccgtggggccatcatcctgaccaaactctccattgtcccggtgcgcagaggctactgggggaacaagatcggcaagccccacaccgtcccttgcaaggtgacaggccgctgtggctctgtgctggtgcgcctcatccctgcacccaggggcactggcatcgtctcagcgcctgtgcccaagaagctgctcatgatggctggtattgatgactgctacacctcagcccggggctgcactgccaccctgggcaacttcgccaaggccacctttgatgccatctctaagacctacagctacctgacccctgacctgtggaaggagacagTCTTTACCAAGTCTAcatatcaggaattcactgaccaccttgtcaagacccacaccagagtccccgtgcagcggacccaggctccagctgtggctacaacatag